A single window of Paenibacillus sp. SYP-B4298 DNA harbors:
- a CDS encoding ABC transporter substrate-binding protein, whose product MPKMRKWTAIVLAATLVGALLAGCAQKEQKEQQQEKAASNAPIVMTFYSEDPSPNWAGMEDEVGRVITEKTGIKLKAEFAVGDAQQKSALIASSGTFPDLISAKGSINKMVDAGGMRDLTDLIEEHGPNIKKLFGKEMKRLRYSLDDPSIYVIPTYSAVDNVPFKAEGGFELQHRVVKELGYPTIRTVKDFENAIKAYLEKHPTDENGNPNIGLSLIADDWRMYISVTNPAFYTTGGPDDGETNIDIETQKVTYHYRRPAEKEYFRWLNHMNAEGLLDKESFVQKSDQYKAKIASGRVLGLIDQQWGYDDGEKAIKKEGKFEHGYGHYPVTLTEETKDTSYWPTGFMAGYGVGISVDNPDPVAAIKFLDFLCSEEGQVLVNWGVEGKHYVVEDGKRIIPEDVINRKVNDAAKFQQESGIGTYINMGGRYGHGVKDSTGNYYTTEFPEQIIAEYNEVEKETLAAYGVSTWIELFPKPEEFPVRPWGAAWNIPVPSDSEVSILQEKLKNITWKRIPQIILAAPSEFDKLWDEYMAELEKAGVERMEQGFEKFVKDRVKLWND is encoded by the coding sequence ATGCCTAAGATGAGGAAATGGACAGCGATCGTGCTCGCGGCGACATTGGTCGGCGCTTTGCTGGCAGGCTGTGCCCAAAAAGAGCAGAAAGAACAGCAGCAAGAGAAAGCCGCAAGCAATGCACCGATCGTCATGACGTTCTATAGTGAGGACCCGAGCCCGAATTGGGCGGGTATGGAGGACGAGGTGGGTCGCGTCATTACTGAGAAGACAGGAATTAAGCTGAAGGCGGAATTCGCTGTTGGCGATGCCCAGCAGAAATCAGCGCTGATCGCCTCCAGCGGAACGTTCCCGGATCTCATCAGTGCCAAGGGCAGCATTAACAAAATGGTCGATGCCGGCGGCATGCGGGATTTGACTGATCTGATCGAGGAGCATGGCCCGAATATTAAGAAGCTGTTCGGCAAGGAGATGAAGCGTCTGCGCTATAGTCTGGATGATCCATCGATCTATGTCATCCCGACCTATTCGGCGGTGGATAATGTGCCGTTCAAGGCGGAGGGCGGCTTCGAGCTCCAGCATCGTGTTGTTAAGGAGCTGGGTTATCCGACCATCCGCACAGTCAAGGATTTCGAAAACGCCATCAAGGCGTATCTGGAGAAGCATCCAACCGATGAGAATGGTAATCCCAATATTGGGCTGTCGCTCATTGCAGATGACTGGCGCATGTATATCTCTGTGACCAACCCGGCCTTCTACACGACTGGCGGACCCGATGATGGGGAGACCAATATTGACATTGAGACCCAGAAGGTCACTTACCATTATCGTCGTCCAGCAGAGAAAGAGTATTTCCGCTGGCTGAACCATATGAACGCAGAGGGGCTGCTTGATAAGGAGAGCTTCGTACAGAAATCCGATCAATACAAGGCAAAAATTGCCAGCGGCCGCGTGCTCGGGCTGATTGATCAGCAGTGGGGCTATGACGACGGAGAGAAGGCGATCAAGAAAGAGGGCAAATTCGAGCATGGGTACGGACATTATCCGGTTACGTTGACGGAAGAGACCAAGGACACCTCCTATTGGCCAACCGGATTTATGGCGGGCTATGGCGTAGGCATCTCCGTGGATAATCCAGATCCTGTCGCTGCGATCAAGTTTCTTGATTTCCTGTGCTCGGAGGAAGGGCAGGTGCTGGTGAACTGGGGAGTAGAAGGCAAGCACTATGTCGTCGAGGACGGCAAGCGCATCATCCCGGAGGACGTCATCAATCGCAAGGTGAATGATGCCGCGAAGTTCCAGCAAGAGTCGGGTATTGGGACATATATTAATATGGGCGGCCGTTATGGACATGGAGTGAAGGATTCCACGGGCAACTATTATACGACAGAGTTCCCTGAGCAGATTATTGCCGAGTATAACGAGGTGGAGAAGGAGACGCTCGCTGCCTATGGCGTATCGACCTGGATCGAGCTGTTCCCTAAGCCGGAGGAGTTCCCTGTTCGTCCATGGGGAGCAGCGTGGAATATACCGGTGCCAAGTGACAGTGAAGTGAGCATATTGCAGGAAAAATTGAAGAACATTACATGGAAGCGGATTCCACAAATCATCCTGGCAGCTCCATCTGAATTTGATAAGCTGTGGGATGAGTACATGGCCGAGCTGGAAAAGGCAGGCGTCGAGCGGATGGAGCAAGGATTTGAGAAATTTGTGAAAGACCGTGTGAAGCTGTGGAATGACTAG
- a CDS encoding RICIN domain-containing protein translates to MNIRKKLIKTLAMLTLILAIAVPANGSVFAWQGMPISKLHVSGKHLVNSNGEPVLLSGWHQPTGAYWTYQDSNYYLNRNGGNRHAAILEYLKDITDTFTSTSAKYGNSHGWYMNQVRLFIDRQDMGDVAAGTYNFAGLQTVTQNVIIPYIEYARTKGLYVTLGLDFTLANDQATTPSNLSKFNEIWGYLASRPEIRSADNVMFELVNEPVLSYANGRWGGHPSDPQFVAFWNALRDFQNSMITTIRSKGADNVIWASGLGWDQYYQLCASHPLTDPLNNIGYAVHWYPGYGANDNYAPLQQQWDTNIKPCADQYPINITETTWFKTLPGDSSYWSLFNGSNEGFGKNTKAIFTAAGNVSIAVHMNGFLLEPGTRSSFADPTAGLKYDGNAARDGMARFIFEWYYERAQMNPWNGVWNGLSSGSTYKLVNRLSGKTIEVPGGQNTNALQLQQYTDLGTSAQHWVVTDMGTSSNIYRLSNAGSSDNKVMDVRNGTSNNGEAIQLMQDLANQPQRFRIIKLSNGYWSILNMNSNKAVEVAGSSTANGALIQQNLYRGNLNQQWQLVAVN, encoded by the coding sequence ATGAACATCAGAAAGAAACTCATCAAAACCCTCGCAATGCTCACACTGATCCTCGCAATAGCCGTGCCCGCTAACGGGTCGGTCTTTGCATGGCAGGGCATGCCCATCTCCAAGCTCCATGTGAGCGGGAAGCATCTGGTGAACAGCAACGGCGAGCCTGTTCTGCTAAGCGGTTGGCACCAGCCAACGGGCGCCTACTGGACCTACCAGGACAGCAATTATTACCTGAATCGCAACGGCGGCAACCGACATGCAGCCATATTGGAATATTTGAAGGACATCACGGACACCTTCACAAGCACATCCGCTAAATATGGCAATAGCCACGGCTGGTATATGAACCAGGTGCGGCTGTTTATCGACCGTCAGGATATGGGGGATGTTGCTGCTGGCACGTACAACTTCGCTGGCCTGCAGACGGTGACGCAAAATGTCATCATTCCTTATATCGAGTATGCCCGCACCAAAGGCTTGTACGTAACGCTAGGTCTGGACTTCACACTGGCTAACGATCAGGCCACAACGCCTTCCAATCTGAGCAAGTTCAATGAAATCTGGGGCTATCTGGCCTCTAGACCCGAAATTCGCAGCGCTGACAATGTGATGTTCGAGCTGGTCAACGAGCCGGTGCTCTCCTATGCGAACGGGCGCTGGGGAGGACATCCCTCTGACCCGCAATTTGTTGCATTCTGGAATGCACTGCGCGACTTCCAAAACTCTATGATCACGACGATTCGCAGCAAGGGCGCCGATAATGTCATCTGGGCCTCCGGCCTTGGATGGGATCAATATTATCAGCTTTGCGCCAGCCATCCGCTCACTGATCCACTGAACAATATCGGCTATGCCGTTCACTGGTATCCGGGATATGGCGCCAATGACAACTATGCGCCATTGCAGCAGCAATGGGATACGAATATCAAGCCTTGTGCGGATCAATATCCGATCAATATTACAGAGACGACCTGGTTCAAAACACTGCCTGGCGATTCGAGCTATTGGAGCCTGTTTAATGGCAGCAATGAGGGCTTCGGCAAAAATACAAAAGCGATCTTCACAGCAGCCGGCAATGTAAGCATCGCCGTCCACATGAATGGCTTCCTGCTGGAGCCTGGCACGCGCAGCTCATTCGCCGATCCGACTGCCGGGCTGAAATATGACGGAAATGCAGCTCGCGATGGCATGGCTCGCTTCATCTTTGAGTGGTATTATGAACGGGCGCAGATGAACCCATGGAACGGGGTATGGAACGGGTTGTCATCCGGCTCCACCTACAAGCTGGTCAATCGTCTGTCCGGCAAGACGATCGAGGTTCCAGGCGGACAGAATACGAACGCATTGCAGCTCCAACAATATACGGATCTGGGCACTTCCGCTCAGCACTGGGTGGTCACCGACATGGGAACCTCCTCCAATATTTATCGATTAAGCAATGCAGGCTCCTCGGATAATAAAGTCATGGATGTCCGCAACGGAACAAGCAACAATGGCGAGGCGATCCAATTGATGCAGGATCTGGCCAATCAGCCTCAACGCTTCCGCATCATTAAGCTCAGCAACGGCTACTGGAGCATCCTGAACATGAACAGCAACAAAGCGGTTGAGGTAGCAGGCTCCTCTACAGCCAACGGAGCATTGATTCAGCAAAATCTGTACCGCGGCAATCTGAACCAGCAATGGCAATTGGTTGCCGTTAACTAG
- a CDS encoding immunoglobulin-like domain-containing protein yields the protein MRRKKVLSLLLALVLAVAPLSGLTGISRAEAQPLAFAGKDLLLHYDMKTTEKVNEQLIIKDVAGGSVTYDGVFKNENNGLLVKNSEVGYVSFNGGNSNSNSGYIEIPKGSDGKDLLNGLSEVTVSALVNWENDGTNRWIFGLGTVATPETNKYFFATPNHSNGGVATTGISEKGWPAESLVRGSGRLDAGAWKLVTIVFSDITNTISYYVDGTQIASGSAGGKKLANLINPSAGFSGFIGKSIFTGDPYYKGRVGDFRIYKGALSQAEVTELQTEAAATIAKIHQISLDDAYNSLDVDQYLTGTDTSTSAVTNNLALPATGKNNVGIAWSSSKPAVISNTGAVTRPDVTGTNEQVTLTATLTYQGLTKTKTFTVTVLKTFSHLQVVQADATRLSIPNVDNIKGNIHLETTGLEGSDITWASSHPSIVKGTAEAVADTTQLGRVVRPQADTQVTLTATVKSGDQQVTKPFTLTVKKAAAALDYDAYFFAYFTGEYNGGEEISFATAEDPLKWNALNNGQSIIKSTLGEKGLRDPFIIRSPEGDKFYLLATDLKMGESTNFDDAQINGSHYMMIWESDDLVNWSEQRMVEVAPKKGGNTWAPEAFYDKNTGDYVVFWASSMKVEDTYGKFPNGSPAGQYNVMYYATTRDFYTFSEPKVYIDEGFPTIDTTMLEHNGSIYRFTKSEVGFKVYYEKANNVFYDKDGIAANGYQFDPIAGTRNGNQGTIGHAGNNEGPTVFKDIKQDKWYMFLDSWPYHVRVSNNLDDGSQFKDNLLPDSSYALPPGPRHGTVIPITRAEYNALQAKYALPGPTASAQPVVHYTFDSADVTDKTVKDKSGNGHDAKLVGGATISTTDKVGAGSGALALDGTSGYVELPQNLIQTLNLQKMTVAAWVKDEQGASNQRIFDFSSPTRSVNRNTMYLSTSGDTGSLEFALVTPFTEKFSDDSTKLGSNYKYALRSSKLPAAAWHHVAVTLDGFDAVVYVDGVEKVRSSTFNVEPRMLLETTMNYIGKSRNASHALFGGKIDDFRIYNRALAQTEVATLADEEVPNGPDVPVTGPEKLLHYDFTNIEGGNTVKDLQGKFDGKWVNPGKADWLKSGNIGAISFAGGTTDSYIELPAGILNGVTDVTVSALINWKGTQGAEWLFGLGQNDKKYLYYTPSYNADTTARFGMATDAWRNEVSAKGSKLTANDWKLVTVVMSGTEGKLTYYVDGKLVSSGNVAYTLADIRNTSGISGYIGKSFYNDPYFGGLIADFQLFKGALDANAVAALQQEAQSKNVKSLVLDYSADLLTEADFLGKNTSKDAVTVNLSFPAAGKYGTSIKWESSDPGVISDKGVVLRPTAEAGNSTVTLTATVSDGTRSVTKSFTVTVLKNLTSKATATLDAGLLKVYNVNDVRGNLTLPTKGANGSVITWTSSNPAIITSTGEVARPANGSGDVQVQLTATIQSGSEKLTKAFQATVRELPKQEAYGGYLFTYFTGEGTANGEQIYFALSEGNNALKWNEIGKETNGKKDPLFTSNLGEKGLRDPFIIRSPEGDRFYMIATDLKIYGNGDWDRAQRYGSLSLMVWESTDLINWSNQRMVKVSPDAAGNTWAPEAHYDPATGEYVVFWASKLYDNEAHSGGTHNVMMYAKTRDFYTFSEPEVYIDRGYSLIDTTMINHNDKVYRFTKDERDYNATNSPHGKFVFQEVGNSILDANFKMIKEGIGQGQISAGEGPTIFKSNTEEKWYLFIDEFGGRGYVPFETTDLNSGNWSIPATYSLPSRPRHGTVIPVTTTEHNALTSTLPKIATPTGVAATGVTLNESTVELKTGQQLQLTATVAPANATNKAVLWTSSNNAVATVDATGKITAEQPGSAVISVTTVDGSYLAVAEVTVATPNTPVVLKGDTTAISGLPFRITFGFDGLDESFVAHDITFQYDPNVLEFVSVQSLRKDSFEVAGDKSTTGALRLLTFSVKENSPNGTNLELTFKAKSSAIPGTTLIKVEPIIVSTKLGAEHPINGATHSVEVRAGNLEALRSLITDAQTMHDKAVEGLRIGQYAEGSKAKLQTAINAAKVVANNNASTSDQIAAALTNLNSAFNTFKSSVNRAVTSDYNQDNSLSVGDLGIVASSYGAKKSDSNWEQLKQYDLNNDGEVNILDLVIMAKRIMSWE from the coding sequence ATGAGGCGTAAGAAGGTATTATCATTGCTGCTGGCACTAGTGCTGGCGGTAGCTCCGCTGTCCGGTCTGACCGGAATTTCGCGGGCGGAAGCGCAGCCGCTTGCATTTGCAGGCAAGGATCTGTTGCTTCATTATGATATGAAGACGACAGAGAAGGTTAACGAACAGCTCATCATCAAGGATGTGGCGGGCGGAAGCGTAACCTACGACGGCGTGTTCAAGAATGAGAACAACGGATTGCTGGTCAAGAATTCGGAGGTTGGTTATGTCTCCTTCAATGGCGGCAACTCGAATTCCAACAGCGGATACATAGAGATTCCGAAAGGCAGCGACGGTAAAGACCTGCTGAACGGCCTCTCCGAAGTTACCGTATCTGCACTGGTCAACTGGGAGAATGATGGAACGAATCGCTGGATTTTCGGCCTCGGCACCGTAGCAACGCCGGAGACGAACAAATATTTCTTCGCTACGCCCAATCATAGCAACGGCGGGGTAGCGACTACAGGAATTTCTGAGAAGGGCTGGCCGGCAGAGTCGCTTGTAAGGGGCAGCGGCAGACTGGATGCCGGAGCGTGGAAGCTGGTTACGATCGTTTTCTCGGATATAACCAATACGATTAGCTACTATGTGGATGGCACCCAGATTGCTTCGGGATCTGCAGGAGGCAAGAAGCTTGCCAATCTGATCAACCCGTCTGCTGGCTTCTCTGGCTTCATTGGCAAATCCATCTTCACCGGAGACCCTTATTATAAGGGACGGGTTGGCGATTTCCGCATCTATAAGGGAGCGCTCTCCCAAGCGGAGGTGACAGAGCTGCAGACAGAGGCGGCGGCAACCATTGCGAAGATTCATCAGATTTCACTTGACGATGCCTATAATTCGTTGGATGTTGACCAGTACTTAACTGGAACAGACACGAGCACTTCGGCAGTCACGAACAATCTGGCATTGCCGGCTACCGGCAAAAACAATGTCGGGATTGCCTGGTCCAGCAGCAAGCCTGCTGTCATCAGCAACACAGGCGCAGTGACTCGGCCGGATGTAACCGGTACCAATGAGCAGGTCACGCTAACGGCTACGCTGACGTACCAGGGCTTGACCAAGACCAAGACATTCACAGTGACAGTTTTGAAAACGTTTTCCCATTTACAGGTAGTCCAGGCAGATGCTACCCGGTTGTCCATTCCGAATGTGGATAATATTAAGGGGAATATACACCTGGAGACTACAGGTCTTGAAGGCTCGGACATTACATGGGCTTCCAGCCATCCGTCTATTGTGAAGGGAACGGCGGAGGCGGTAGCCGATACGACCCAGCTCGGCAGAGTTGTCCGTCCACAAGCGGATACGCAAGTGACGCTGACCGCGACGGTGAAGAGCGGCGATCAGCAGGTGACCAAGCCATTTACATTGACCGTGAAGAAGGCGGCGGCAGCATTGGATTATGATGCATATTTCTTTGCCTATTTCACCGGGGAATATAATGGCGGCGAGGAAATTTCCTTCGCAACAGCCGAGGACCCATTGAAATGGAACGCGCTGAACAATGGCCAATCCATCATCAAGTCTACACTGGGTGAGAAAGGACTGCGCGACCCGTTCATTATCCGTTCTCCAGAGGGCGACAAGTTCTACCTGCTGGCGACAGATCTGAAGATGGGCGAGAGCACCAACTTTGATGATGCGCAAATTAACGGCAGCCATTATATGATGATCTGGGAATCTGACGATCTGGTCAACTGGAGCGAGCAGCGCATGGTGGAGGTCGCGCCGAAGAAGGGCGGCAACACATGGGCGCCTGAAGCGTTCTACGATAAGAATACCGGAGATTATGTCGTCTTCTGGGCTTCCTCAATGAAGGTAGAGGACACCTATGGCAAATTCCCGAACGGAAGTCCGGCAGGGCAGTACAATGTGATGTACTACGCAACGACTCGTGATTTCTACACATTCTCTGAACCGAAGGTGTATATCGACGAAGGGTTCCCGACGATCGATACGACGATGCTCGAGCATAACGGCTCTATCTATCGCTTCACGAAGTCGGAGGTCGGCTTCAAGGTATACTATGAGAAGGCGAACAATGTCTTCTATGACAAGGACGGCATTGCCGCCAACGGGTATCAGTTCGATCCGATCGCTGGCACCAGGAATGGCAACCAGGGCACGATCGGCCATGCAGGCAACAATGAAGGGCCAACTGTGTTCAAGGACATCAAGCAAGATAAATGGTACATGTTCCTCGACTCGTGGCCGTACCATGTGCGTGTATCGAACAATCTGGATGATGGATCGCAGTTCAAGGACAATCTGCTTCCTGACTCCTCCTACGCGCTGCCGCCAGGGCCGCGCCACGGCACCGTCATTCCGATCACACGCGCAGAATATAATGCGCTGCAAGCCAAGTATGCTCTTCCAGGGCCAACTGCATCTGCGCAGCCTGTCGTACATTACACATTTGACTCGGCAGATGTGACAGATAAGACAGTGAAGGACAAATCGGGCAATGGACATGATGCGAAGCTGGTCGGGGGCGCAACCATCTCGACAACGGATAAGGTGGGAGCAGGCTCAGGAGCGCTTGCGCTGGATGGAACATCCGGCTATGTCGAGCTGCCGCAGAATCTGATTCAAACGCTCAACTTGCAGAAGATGACTGTTGCTGCATGGGTGAAGGATGAGCAGGGTGCATCCAATCAACGCATCTTTGATTTCTCTTCTCCTACACGGTCAGTCAACCGCAATACGATGTATCTGAGCACGTCTGGCGATACGGGAAGCCTGGAGTTTGCACTGGTTACGCCGTTCACCGAGAAGTTCTCGGACGATTCGACCAAGCTGGGTTCAAACTACAAATATGCGCTGCGTTCTTCTAAGCTTCCCGCCGCGGCTTGGCACCATGTAGCGGTGACGCTGGATGGCTTTGACGCTGTCGTGTACGTGGATGGCGTGGAGAAGGTGCGCAGCAGCACATTCAATGTGGAGCCTAGAATGCTGCTGGAGACGACGATGAACTATATCGGCAAATCCAGAAACGCATCGCATGCGCTGTTTGGCGGTAAAATCGATGATTTCCGCATCTACAACCGTGCATTAGCGCAGACGGAGGTAGCAACACTTGCAGATGAAGAGGTTCCCAATGGGCCGGATGTACCTGTTACAGGACCGGAGAAGCTGCTTCATTATGATTTCACGAATATAGAGGGCGGCAACACAGTCAAGGATCTGCAGGGCAAATTCGACGGTAAATGGGTGAACCCTGGCAAAGCCGATTGGCTGAAGAGCGGCAATATTGGCGCGATCAGCTTTGCGGGAGGAACAACAGACTCGTACATCGAATTGCCAGCAGGCATACTAAATGGCGTGACAGACGTTACGGTGTCTGCCTTGATTAACTGGAAGGGAACACAAGGCGCAGAATGGCTGTTCGGACTGGGACAGAACGATAAGAAATATCTGTACTATACGCCTTCCTATAATGCAGATACAACTGCGCGCTTCGGGATGGCTACTGATGCCTGGAGAAATGAGGTTTCGGCCAAAGGCTCCAAGCTGACCGCTAATGACTGGAAGCTGGTCACTGTGGTCATGTCCGGCACGGAAGGGAAGCTGACGTATTATGTAGACGGTAAGCTGGTCTCTTCAGGAAATGTAGCCTACACGCTGGCCGACATTCGCAATACGAGCGGCATCAGCGGCTATATCGGCAAATCGTTCTATAATGACCCTTACTTTGGAGGCCTGATTGCCGACTTCCAACTGTTCAAGGGAGCGCTTGATGCCAATGCGGTTGCTGCATTACAGCAGGAAGCGCAAAGTAAAAATGTGAAGAGCCTCGTGCTGGATTACTCTGCGGATCTGCTCACCGAAGCGGATTTCCTGGGTAAAAATACGAGCAAGGATGCGGTGACGGTCAATCTGTCGTTCCCGGCAGCAGGTAAGTATGGAACCTCCATTAAGTGGGAGTCCTCTGATCCTGGTGTGATCAGTGATAAAGGCGTCGTGCTGCGTCCAACTGCTGAAGCGGGTAACAGCACCGTGACGCTGACAGCGACGGTATCCGATGGTACACGCTCGGTAACGAAGAGCTTCACAGTAACCGTACTGAAGAACCTGACTAGCAAAGCAACAGCAACGCTGGATGCAGGCTTGCTCAAGGTATACAATGTGAACGATGTTCGCGGCAATCTGACATTGCCGACCAAGGGAGCGAACGGTTCCGTCATTACCTGGACCTCCTCGAATCCGGCAATCATTACCTCAACTGGCGAGGTTGCTCGTCCTGCCAATGGCAGCGGCGATGTGCAGGTTCAATTGACGGCTACGATCCAATCCGGCAGCGAGAAGCTGACGAAGGCATTCCAGGCGACCGTCCGCGAGCTGCCGAAGCAAGAAGCATACGGTGGTTATCTGTTCACTTATTTTACAGGTGAGGGAACCGCAAATGGCGAGCAAATTTACTTTGCACTGAGTGAAGGGAATAACGCTCTTAAATGGAATGAAATAGGGAAAGAGACGAATGGGAAAAAAGATCCGCTGTTCACCTCCAATCTGGGTGAGAAAGGACTGCGCGACCCGTTCATCATCCGCTCTCCAGAAGGCGATCGCTTCTATATGATTGCCACTGACCTGAAAATTTACGGTAATGGCGATTGGGATCGGGCACAACGGTATGGAAGCCTGAGCCTGATGGTATGGGAGTCTACCGACCTGATCAACTGGTCGAACCAGCGGATGGTGAAGGTGTCTCCAGATGCTGCGGGCAATACATGGGCGCCGGAGGCGCATTATGATCCGGCCACCGGCGAGTATGTCGTGTTCTGGGCATCGAAGCTGTATGATAATGAAGCGCATAGCGGCGGCACGCATAATGTAATGATGTACGCCAAGACGAGAGACTTCTATACGTTCAGCGAGCCAGAGGTTTATATTGACCGGGGCTACTCGTTGATCGATACGACGATGATCAATCACAACGATAAGGTCTATCGCTTCACCAAGGATGAGCGCGACTACAATGCTACCAACTCTCCTCACGGGAAATTTGTGTTCCAGGAGGTAGGCAACTCGATCCTGGATGCGAACTTCAAGATGATCAAGGAGGGAATCGGTCAAGGCCAGATTTCTGCGGGTGAAGGCCCGACCATCTTCAAGTCCAATACGGAGGAGAAATGGTATCTGTTCATCGATGAGTTTGGCGGCAGAGGTTATGTGCCGTTCGAGACGACCGATCTGAACAGCGGCAACTGGTCGATTCCGGCTACGTACAGCTTGCCAAGCAGGCCGCGCCACGGCACGGTGATTCCGGTGACAACGACGGAGCACAACGCATTGACGAGTACGTTGCCGAAGATCGCGACGCCGACTGGCGTGGCAGCGACGGGTGTAACGCTGAATGAATCGACCGTTGAGCTGAAGACTGGACAGCAGCTTCAATTGACGGCTACTGTAGCTCCAGCTAACGCAACAAACAAGGCGGTCCTGTGGACGAGCAGCAACAACGCCGTGGCTACAGTTGATGCAACGGGCAAAATTACGGCTGAGCAGCCGGGCAGTGCGGTTATTAGCGTCACAACAGTAGATGGCTCGTATTTGGCTGTAGCAGAGGTTACTGTAGCGACTCCGAATACGCCGGTAGTGCTGAAGGGCGATACAACAGCGATTTCAGGTTTGCCATTCCGCATTACCTTTGGCTTTGATGGCCTGGATGAATCGTTCGTCGCACATGATATTACATTCCAGTATGATCCGAATGTGCTGGAATTCGTCTCCGTGCAATCGCTGCGCAAAGACTCCTTCGAGGTTGCAGGCGACAAGTCCACCACGGGTGCGCTTCGCCTGTTGACCTTCAGTGTGAAGGAGAACAGTCCGAACGGTACGAATCTGGAGCTGACCTTCAAGGCGAAGTCCAGTGCGATTCCAGGCACGACTTTAATTAAAGTCGAACCGATCATCGTATCAACTAAACTAGGGGCGGAACATCCAATCAATGGAGCGACGCACAGCGTAGAGGTTCGCGCGGGCAACCTGGAAGCACTGCGCTCATTGATTACAGACGCTCAAACTATGCATGACAAAGCGGTAGAGGGCTTGCGTATCGGACAATATGCCGAAGGCTCCAAAGCGAAGCTGCAGACAGCGATTAATGCAGCCAAGGTGGTAGCCAACAATAACGCATCCACCTCCGATCAGATCGCAGCAGCACTGACGAACCTGAATAGCGCGTTCAACACATTCAAGTCGTCTGTCAATCGTGCTGTGACCAGTGATTACAATCAGGATAACAGCCTGTCGGTCGGTGATCTGGGCATTGTTGCTAGTTCTTATGGGGCGAAGAAATCCGATTCGAATTGGGAACAGCTCAAGCAGTATGACCTGAACAACGATGGCGAGGTCAATATCTTAGACCTGGTTATCATGGCAAAACGGATCATGTCTTGGGAATAG